A genomic stretch from Xiphophorus maculatus strain JP 163 A chromosome 14, X_maculatus-5.0-male, whole genome shotgun sequence includes:
- the LOC102219250 gene encoding transforming protein p54/c-ets-1-like: MGECIMTDTLSYLVPCLVVFSTYILELDFIDVPPLTPASKEVLSQAVQASFSGFAQEIINHHFPQDPSLWSEWEVSHWLDWCQAEFGLHGSELRGLQGSQLCGLDREAFLGLMADCTAGEILWEHLETLRRENYSHYIQDQQNETLQYHSADSSDLHTLDPVPAPHEGHRLMNAEESRRTISSAFLIPEIYRETPSEERAAATVSPRALTAPLTDLEPLDDRVPDDAFMLHQKHGSFKDYVGSKTHVGKAVIPASILAGYTGSGPIQLWQFLLELLTDRSCQSCISWTGDEWEFKLTDPDEVALLWGKRKNKPKMNYEKLSRGLRYYYDKNIIRKTAGKRYVYRFVCNLQGLLGYEPGELHAMLDISSKTRSGRQ, encoded by the exons ATGGGTGAATGTATAATGACTGATACACTCAGCTACCTGGTACCCTGTCTGGTTGTTTTTTCTACTTATATCCTAGAGCTAGACTTCATAGATGTCCCTCCTCTCACCCCAGCCAGTAAGGAAGTCCTGAGCCAGGCTGTTCAGGCCAGTTTCTCTGGTTTTGCCCAGGAGATTATCAACCACCACTTTCCACAGG ATCCAAGCTTGTGGTCAGAATGGGAGGTGAGCCACTGGTTGGACTGGTGCCAGGCTGAGTTCGGCCTCCACGGCTCAGAGCTGAGGGGTCTGCAGGGCAGCCAGCTGTGTGGGCTGGACAGAGAGGCCTTCTTGGGCCTGATGGCCGACTGCACTGCAGGAGAGATTCTGTGGGAGCACCTGGAGACCCTGAGGAGGG AGAACTACTCACACTACATCCAGGATCAACAGAATGAGACACTTCAATATCATTCAGCTGACAGCTCAGACCTCCACACTCTGGATCCAGTTCCTGCCCCACATGAAGGTCACCGTCTGATGAATGCAGAGGAATCCAGAAGGACCATCAGTTCTGCTTTTCTGATACCAGAAATATACAGAG AAACACCCTCGGAGGAGAGGGCTGCTGCCACCGTCAGCCCACGGGCTTTGACTGCTCCACTCACTGATTTAGAGCCTCTGGACGACAGAGTGCCTGATGATGCCTTCATGCTGCATCAGAAACATGGGAGTTTCAAAGACTATGTAGGCAGCAAAACACATGTGGGCAAAGCTGTGATACCAGCATCCATTTTAGCTGGTTACACTG GTAGTGGACCAATCCAGCTGTGGCAGTTTCTGCTGGAGCTCCTAACAGATCGCAGCTGTCAGTCCTGCATCAGCTGGACTGGAGATGAGTGGGAATTCAAGCTGACCGACCCTGATGAG GTAGCTCTGCTTTGgggaaagaggaaaaacaaacccaaaatgAATTATGAGAAACTCAGTCGGGGCCTGCGCTACTACTACGACAAGAACATCATCCGCAAGACAGCCGGCAAGCGCTACGTCTACCGCTTTGTGTGCAACCTGCAGGGCCTGCTGGGATACGAGCCTGGGGAGCTGCACGCCATGTTGGACATCAGCAGCAAGACGAGGTCAGGAAGGCAATAA
- the LOC102218985 gene encoding bolA-like protein 2, producing the protein MAVSADHIREKLIKELEAVHVDVEDTSPERCAASFKVLVVSAQFEGKSLLQRHRMVNMCLAEELKAIHAFEQKTLTPEHWDKMKQQDIHISDMQPYFVFRNQ; encoded by the exons ATGGCAGTGTCAGCAGATCACATCCGGGAGAAGCTTATTAAGGAGCTCGAGGCAGTGCATGTG GACGTAGAGGATACCTCACCGGAAAGATGTGCAGCCAGCTTCAAAGTCCTGGTGGTGTCGGCGCAGTTTGAGGGGAAATCGTTGTTacagagacacag GATGGTGAACATGTGTCTAGCAGAAGAGCTGAAGGCAATCCATGCGTTTGAACAGAAGACCCTCACACCAGAACACTGGGACAAGATGAAGCAACAGGACATTCACATCTCAGATATGCAGCCATATTTTGTCTTCAGAAACCAGTAA
- the LOC102234120 gene encoding glycogen phosphorylase, muscle form — MAKPLTDHDRRKQISVRGLAGVENVADLKTNFNRHLHFTLVKDRNVATKRDYYFALANTVRDHLVGRWIRTQQHYYDKDPKRVYYLSLEFYMGRTLQNTMVNLGLENACDEATYQLGLDMEELQDIEEDAGLGNGGLGRLAACFLDSMASLGLAAYGYGIRYEFGIFNQKIINGWQVEEADDWLRYGNPWEKARPEYMRPVHFYGRVEHTGEGVKWVDTQVVLALPYDTPVPGYRNNIVNTMRLWSAKAPCEFNLKDFNVGGYIQAVLDRNLAENISRVLYPNDNFFEGKELRLKQEYFVVAATLQDIIRRFKASKFGSTEFVRLDLSKMPDKVAIQLNDTHPALAIPELMRILVDIEKLDWEKAWDIVNRTCAYTNHTVLPEALERWPVDLFQNLLPRHLEIIYEINRRHLERIANIYPEDPDRLRRMSLIEEGNVKKINMAHLCIVGSHAVNGVARIHSEIIKNTVFKDFYDLDPQKFQNKTNGITPRRWLVMCNPGLAEVIAERIGEDYIRDLDQLKKLLDFVNDDAFIRDVAKIKQENKLKFAAHLEEHYKVKINPSSMFDVQVKRIHEYKRQLLNCLHIITFYNRIKNEPNKSWTPRTIMIGGKAAPGYHTAKMIIRLITAIGDVVNNDPVVGDRLKVIFLENYRVTLAEKVIPAADLSEQISTAGTEASGTGNMKFMLNGALTIGTMDGANVEMAEEAGEENLFIFGMRVEDVEAMDKKGYDAICYYNRIPELKQAMDQISAGFFSPGEPELFKDLVNMLMHHDRFKVFADYEDYIKCQEKVSALYKNPKEWTKKVIHNIAGCGKFSSDRTISQYAREIWGMKPSLEKIAAPDDPR, encoded by the exons ATGGCCAAGCCGCTGACAGACCACGACAGGAGGAAGCAGATTTCAGTCCGGGGACTGGCCGGGGTGGAAAATGTTGCGGACCTGAAAACTAATTTCAACAGGCACCTCCACTTCACTCTGGTGAAGGACCGAAATGTTGCGACCAAACGGGACTATTACTTCGCCCTGGCCAACACGGTCCGAGACCACTTGGTGGGCCGCTGGATCCGAACGCAGCAGCATTACTATGACAAGGACCCGAAA CGTGTTTACTACCTCTCCCTGGAGTTCTATATGGGTCGGACTCTGCAGAACACCATGGTGAACCTTGGCCTGGAGAACGCATGTGATGAGGCCACCTACCAG CTGGGTCTGGACATGGAGGAACTGCAGGACATCGAGGAAGATGCCGGCTTAGGAAACGGAGGCCTGGGCCGCCTTGCTG CTTGTTTCCTGGACTCCATGGCCTCCCTGGGGCTTGCGGCGTACGGATATGGAATCCGTTACGAGTTTGGTATCTTCAATCAGAAAATCATCAACGGCTGGCAG GTAGAGGAAGCGGACGACTGGCTGCGCTACGGGAATCCCTGGGAGAAGGCTCGACCTGAGTACATGCGTCCGGTCCACTTCTACGGCAGGGTGGAGCACACAGGTGAAGGAGTGAAATGGGTCGACACACAG GTGGTTCTGGCTCTGCCCTATGACACTCCGGTTCCTGGCTACAGGAACAACATCGTTAACACCATGAGACTCTGGTCTGCCAAGGCTCCCTGTGAATTTAACCTCAAAGACT TTAATGTTGGTGGCTACATCCAAGCCGTCCTGGATAGAAACTTGGCTGAGAACATCTCCAGGGTTCTGTACCCCAATGACAAT TTTTTTGAGGGGAAGGAGCTGCGTCTGAAGCAGGAGTACTTTGTTGTAGCAGCGACTCTTCAAGACATCATCCGGCGATTCAAAGCCTCCAAGTTTGGCTCCACAGAGTTTGTGCGATTAGACCTGTCTAAGATGCCAGACAAG gtggcCATCCAGCTGAACGACACCCACCCTGCTCTCGCTATTCCTGAGTTGATGAGGATCCTTGTGGATATTGAGAAACTTGACTGGGAGAAG GCTTGGGACATTGTGAATCGCACTTGTGCCTACACCAACCACACCGTCCTGCCTGAAGCACTGGAGCGCTGGCCTGTCGACTTGTTCCAGAACCTGCTACCTCGACACTTGGAGATTATTTATGAGATCAACAGGAGACATCTGGAG CGCATCGCTAACATCTACCCTGAAGATCCTGACCGTCTGCGCAGAATGTCCCTGATCGAAGAGGGAAACGTGAAGAAAATCAACATGGCTCACCTGTGCATCGTGGGGTCTCACGCCGTCAACGGAGTGGCCCGCATCCATTCAGAAATCATCAAAAACACTGT GTTCAAGGACTTCTACGACTTGGATCCTCAGAAATTCCAGAACAAGACCAATGGGATCACACCCAGGCGATGGCTGGTCATGTGCAACCCGGGCCTGGCTGAGGTCATTGCTGAG AGGATCGGTGAGGATTACATCCGTGACCTGGACCAGCTCAAGAAGCTTTTGGACTTCGTAAATGATGATGCCTTCATTAGAGATGTTGCAAAAATCAAACAA GAGAACAAGCTGAAGTTTGCTGCCCACCTGGAGGAGCACTACAAGGTGAAGATCAATCCCAGCTCCATGTTTGATGTGCAGGTGAAGAGGATCCATGAGTACAAAAGGCAGCTGCTCAACTGCCTGCACATCATCACATTCTACAACC gCATTAAAAACGAGCCCAATAAGTCATGGACCCCTAGGACTATCATGATTGGAGGAAAG GCAGCTCCAGGTtaccacactgcaaaaatgatCATCAGGCTGATCACAGCCATCGGGGACGTTGTCAACAATGACCCTGTGGTGGGCGACCGCCTTAAGGTCATCTTCCTGGAGAACTACAGAGTCACTCTGGCTGAAAAGG TCATTCCCGCTGCGGACCTATCAGAGCAAATCTCCACAGCCGGCACTGAGGCCTCTGGCACTGGGAACATGAAGTTCATGCTGAATGGCGCCCTCACCATCGGCACCATGGATGGAGCCAACGTGGAGATGGCAGAGGAGGCTGGAGAGGAAAATCTCTTCATCTTTGGCATGAGGGTGGAAGATGTGGAGGCAATGGACAAGAAAGG CTATGATGCCATCTGTTATTACAACCGTATCCCTGAGCTGAAGCAGGCCATGGACCAGATATCTGCAGGCTTCTTCAGCCCTGGAGAGCCTGAGCTCTTCAAAGACCTGGTCAACATGCTGATGCACCATGACAG GTTCAAAGTGTTTGCAGACTATGAAGACTACATCAAATGTCAGGAGAAGGTCAGCGCGCTCTACAAG AACCCTAAGGAGTGGACCAAGAAGGTGATCCATAACATCGCCGGCTGTGGAAAATTCTCCAGTGACCGCACCATCTCCCAGTACGCAAGAGAGATCTGGGGAATGAAGCCCAGTTTGGAGAAGATTGCCGCCCCAGATGACCCTCGCTAA